From one Bacteroidota bacterium genomic stretch:
- a CDS encoding T9SS type A sorting domain-containing protein: MKNNCMNLPSKFVSLFTRVTLLLLVSASTLFSQEIEWQNTIGGSTTDDLRRVKQTTDGGYILGGYSWSDASGDKTENCHGIMDYWIVKTNYLGVLVWQNTIGAAETENLSTLIQTNDGGYLLGGSSDSYSSGDKSGNCIGGNDWWIVKTNSMGVIQWEYTIGGSLSEGVSSIEQTLDGGYIFGGSSRSNISGDKSENSIGGYDFWMVKTDSAGNIQWQNTIGGMSDDRLISLQQTTDGGYILGGSSSSDISGDKSENCLGFDDYWIIKTDTVGNIIWQKTIGGSDYDIFKSIEETADGGFILGGWSFSNISGSKTEDCLGLSDYWIIKTDSVGNIEWQNTIGGNGEDSFMSITQSLDGGYILGGWSSSNISADKSENSVGIGGKEDYWIVKVDELGNIEWQNTIGGSYQDGLNSIQQTADGGYILGGYSWSDSSGDKTENCLGGYDYWIVKLTGKNNLITGQVFVDLNSNGIRDIGELPLPARRITEQNTGRFAFSEQNGNYSVSVLDSGNYLVTPQPLNWWNPVPSSQSATFSGIQLTDSLNDFAYQPQGNFEDVCIKITPLGNFRSGFNASYMISYGNYGTTTVSPTVYFYPYNNVTFQSATVTPNQIFPDSVIWNLPALTPFQTGSIIVTVNVNPGLPIGTLINSSAHIEPYATDDNPSCNNSNWEVYTTGSFDPNDILVNEDTLTSTQLSNAPWLEYIIRFQNTGNDTAFTVKILNPIDTNKLNLSTFEFTNASHPVNLNWINYQRNMEFKFENILLVDSNTNELLSHGFVRYRIQPKTTLTAGDSITNFAAIYFDFNEPVITNTAKTSIILPTGVATASPAKGKLHVFPNPAENTINISGIQLENGKAQLRLMDIYGKLILEKTVTTTNSTLETNQLANGVYLIQSGGRRATFVKK, translated from the coding sequence ATGAAAAATAATTGCATGAATCTTCCTTCAAAGTTTGTCTCCCTTTTTACAAGAGTGACATTGCTTTTATTAGTTAGTGCATCAACTTTGTTTTCTCAGGAAATCGAATGGCAGAATACTATTGGGGGGAGCACCACCGATGATTTGAGAAGAGTAAAACAAACAACTGACGGAGGATATATTTTGGGCGGATATTCTTGGTCTGATGCTTCTGGTGATAAGACTGAAAATTGCCATGGAATTATGGATTATTGGATCGTAAAAACTAATTATTTAGGAGTTCTAGTTTGGCAGAATACTATAGGCGCGGCAGAAACTGAAAACTTATCTACTTTAATTCAAACAAATGATGGAGGTTATTTATTAGGTGGGAGTTCTGATTCATATAGTTCTGGGGATAAATCAGGAAATTGCATTGGAGGTAATGATTGGTGGATAGTAAAAACAAATTCGATGGGGGTAATTCAATGGGAGTATACAATAGGAGGTAGTTTGAGCGAGGGAGTTAGTTCAATTGAGCAAACATTGGATGGAGGATATATATTCGGAGGGTCTTCTAGATCTAATATATCCGGTGATAAATCTGAAAATAGCATAGGAGGTTATGATTTCTGGATGGTAAAAACTGACTCAGCAGGTAATATTCAATGGCAAAACACTATTGGAGGAATGAGTGATGATAGATTGATTTCCCTTCAGCAAACCACAGATGGTGGCTACATTTTAGGCGGAAGTTCATCATCTGATATTTCCGGTGATAAATCAGAGAATTGTTTGGGATTTGATGACTACTGGATTATAAAAACCGATACAGTTGGGAATATAATTTGGCAGAAAACAATAGGTGGAAGTGATTACGATATTTTTAAGTCAATTGAGGAAACGGCAGATGGAGGATTTATTTTAGGTGGATGGTCCTTTTCTAACATCTCTGGTAGTAAGACGGAAGATTGTTTGGGATTAAGTGATTATTGGATCATAAAAACAGATTCTGTAGGGAATATTGAGTGGCAGAATACTATAGGAGGAAATGGTGAGGATTCTTTTATGTCTATTACACAATCATTAGATGGAGGCTATATTTTGGGTGGATGGTCTAGTTCAAACATTTCTGCAGATAAGTCTGAAAATAGTGTCGGTATTGGGGGAAAAGAGGATTATTGGATTGTAAAAGTCGATGAGCTTGGGAATATAGAATGGCAGAACACAATTGGAGGTAGCTACCAAGATGGGCTTAATTCAATTCAGCAGACTGCTGATGGAGGCTATATTTTGGGTGGATATTCTTGGTCGGATTCATCTGGTGATAAGACTGAAAATTGTTTAGGAGGGTATGACTACTGGATCGTGAAGCTTACTGGCAAAAACAATTTGATAACTGGACAAGTATTTGTCGATTTAAACAGCAACGGAATTCGTGATATTGGAGAACTACCTTTACCTGCAAGGAGAATTACCGAACAAAATACTGGGCGCTTTGCGTTCAGCGAGCAAAATGGGAATTACTCGGTTTCTGTATTGGATTCAGGTAATTATTTAGTTACTCCTCAACCTTTGAATTGGTGGAACCCGGTGCCCAGTTCTCAATCTGCGACGTTTTCAGGAATTCAGCTCACCGATTCCCTTAACGACTTCGCTTACCAACCTCAAGGAAATTTTGAAGATGTTTGTATCAAGATTACTCCATTAGGAAATTTCCGCAGTGGCTTCAACGCAAGTTACATGATCAGTTACGGAAACTACGGTACCACTACCGTATCACCCACTGTATACTTTTATCCTTACAACAATGTCACTTTTCAATCCGCAACAGTTACCCCAAACCAAATCTTTCCTGATTCAGTAATTTGGAATCTCCCGGCATTAACTCCCTTCCAAACCGGCAGCATCATCGTCACCGTAAACGTCAACCCCGGACTCCCCATTGGTACACTCATCAACAGCAGCGCACATATTGAACCGTACGCCACCGATGATAACCCCAGCTGTAACAACAGCAATTGGGAAGTGTACACCACCGGCTCTTTTGATCCGAATGATATTCTCGTGAATGAAGACACCCTCACCTCCACCCAACTCAGCAACGCCCCCTGGTTAGAGTACATCATCCGCTTTCAAAACACGGGTAACGATACAGCCTTCACCGTTAAAATTTTAAATCCGATTGATACCAACAAACTCAATCTCTCCACTTTTGAATTCACCAACGCATCGCATCCCGTCAACCTCAACTGGATCAACTACCAGCGCAACATGGAGTTCAAATTTGAAAATATTTTATTAGTCGACAGCAATACCAACGAACTCCTCTCACACGGCTTCGTTCGTTATCGCATCCAACCCAAAACAACCCTCACCGCCGGCGATTCCATCACCAACTTCGCCGCCATCTACTTCGACTTCAACGAACCCGTCATCACCAACACGGCAAAAACGAGTATCATTCTCCCCACAGGAGTTGCAACTGCATCACCTGCAAAAGGAAAATTGCATGTATTCCCAAATCCTGCAGAGAATACAATCAACATCTCCGGAATTCAATTGGAGAATGGGAAAGCACAGTTACGGTTGATGGATATTTATGGGAAGTTAATTCTTGAGAAAACCGTCACAACCACAAATTCAACACTAGAAACAAACCAACTCGCTAATGGGGTCTATCTGATTCAATCAGGGGGTAGGAGGGCGACGTTTGTGAAAAAGTAA
- a CDS encoding T9SS type A sorting domain-containing protein: MNKIYTYALYFFCLLALAFKPVFSQEIEWQNTIGGSESDKLNCIRQTTDGGYVLGGSSLSNISGDKTENCIGGSDFWIVKTDVNGNIQWQNTLGGDGLDYLYCIQQTADGGYILGGSSTSNISGDKSENSIGGIGHPDYWIVKTDSQGIILWQNTIGGNSADVLYSIKQTSDGGYILGGWSYSDISGDKTENSNGEDDYWIVKTDSLGSIQWQNTIGGSEYDWLQTIQQTFDGGYILGGGSDSNISGDKTEGGYGESDYWIVKIDASGNIQWQNTIGGTVWDDLYSIQQTTDGGYILSGNSNSNISDDKTENNIGGRDFWIVKTDATGNIQWEKTIGGKGRDYLYSLDQTADGGYILGGSSQSNISGDKTENRNGSYDYWIVKTDGSGNIQWQNTIGGIRVDRLYSIQQTSDGGYILGGLSSSNISGDKTENCLGSDDFWILKLTDKYNLIKGHIFGDFNGNGIQDNGEPPLPTKKIAEPNSGRFAFSEQNGNYSVIVLDSGNFSVSPQSVNWYTPTPISQTAIFTGVHQTDSLNDFAFQPQGTFEDVCITITPLGNFRSGFNASYMITYGNYGNTTVTPTVYFYPYNNVTFQSATITPSQITPDSVIWNLPALTPFQTGSIIVTVNVNPGLSIGTLINSSAHIEPYATDDNPSCNNSNWEVYTTGSFDPNDILVDEDTLTTTQLSNAPWLEYIIRFQNTGNDTAFTVKILNPIDTNKLNLSTFEFTSASHPVNLNWINYQRNMEFKFENILLVDSNTNEPLSHGFVRYRIQPKTTLTAGDSITNFAAIYFDFNEPVITNTAKTSIILPTGIASATPTQGKLHVFPNPSENSINISGIQLENGKAQLRLTDIYGKLILEKTVTTITSIFETNQLSNGVYLIQSGGMRATFVKQ; encoded by the coding sequence ATGAATAAAATTTATACCTATGCCCTATACTTTTTTTGTTTACTTGCATTAGCATTTAAACCCGTTTTCTCTCAGGAAATCGAATGGCAGAATACGATTGGGGGAAGTGAGAGTGACAAGCTGAACTGTATTCGGCAAACCACTGATGGGGGATATGTTTTGGGAGGAAGTTCTCTTTCCAACATCTCCGGAGATAAGACAGAAAATTGCATAGGTGGTAGTGATTTTTGGATTGTAAAAACTGATGTCAATGGTAATATACAATGGCAGAATACTTTAGGGGGAGACGGTTTAGATTATCTTTATTGCATCCAACAAACCGCTGACGGGGGGTATATCCTTGGCGGATCATCCACGTCAAACATTTCAGGCGATAAATCGGAAAACTCGATTGGAGGAATTGGTCATCCAGATTACTGGATCGTAAAAACCGATTCACAGGGAATCATCCTATGGCAGAATACCATAGGTGGAAATAGTGCAGATGTTCTTTATTCCATTAAACAGACATCTGACGGGGGGTATATTTTAGGTGGATGGTCTTATTCAGACATTTCAGGCGATAAAACGGAAAATAGCAATGGAGAAGATGATTACTGGATCGTAAAAACTGATTCGCTAGGAAGCATTCAATGGCAGAATACCATCGGTGGAAGTGAATATGATTGGCTTCAAACTATTCAACAAACTTTTGACGGAGGATATATATTGGGCGGAGGTTCCGACTCAAACATTTCAGGCGACAAAACCGAAGGCGGTTATGGGGAAAGTGACTACTGGATTGTAAAAATCGATGCATCAGGCAATATACAATGGCAGAACACGATTGGAGGAACTGTTTGGGATGACCTTTATTCAATCCAACAAACAACTGACGGGGGGTATATTCTTAGTGGAAATTCCAATTCAAACATTTCAGACGATAAAACTGAAAACAATATTGGTGGTCGAGATTTCTGGATAGTAAAAACCGATGCCACCGGCAACATACAATGGGAAAAAACCATAGGGGGGAAAGGTCGAGATTATCTATATTCTTTAGATCAAACAGCTGATGGGGGATATATCCTTGGAGGATCTTCCCAATCAAACATTTCAGGCGATAAAACCGAAAACCGAAATGGCAGTTATGATTACTGGATAGTAAAAACCGATGGATCGGGAAACATTCAATGGCAAAACACCATCGGGGGGATTAGGGTAGATAGGTTGTACTCCATCCAACAAACCTCTGACGGTGGATATATACTTGGCGGATTGTCCAGTTCAAACATTTCAGGTGATAAAACAGAAAATTGTTTAGGAAGTGATGACTTCTGGATATTGAAACTTACGGATAAATATAATTTGATAAAGGGTCACATTTTTGGTGATTTTAACGGCAACGGTATACAAGATAATGGGGAACCACCATTGCCAACTAAGAAAATTGCAGAGCCAAATTCTGGACGATTTGCATTTAGTGAACAGAATGGTAATTATTCAGTGATTGTTCTTGATTCCGGAAATTTTTCGGTATCACCTCAATCTGTGAATTGGTATACTCCTACACCAATTTCTCAAACAGCTATTTTCACAGGAGTCCACCAAACCGATTCCCTCAACGACTTCGCCTTCCAACCTCAAGGAACATTCGAAGATGTTTGTATTACCATTACTCCTCTTGGAAATTTCCGCAGCGGTTTCAATGCAAGTTATATGATTACTTATGGAAACTATGGCAACACCACTGTTACACCAACAGTTTATTTTTACCCGTATAATAATGTGACCTTTCAATCAGCAACAATCACACCGAGTCAAATCACACCAGATTCAGTGATTTGGAATCTCCCGGCATTAACCCCATTCCAAACCGGCAGCATTATAGTCACCGTAAATGTCAACCCCGGACTCTCCATCGGCACACTCATCAACAGCAGCGCGCATATTGAACCTTATGCTACTGATGATAATCCCAGCTGCAATAACAGCAATTGGGAAGTGTACACCACCGGCTCCTTTGATCCGAATGATATTCTCGTAGACGAAGATACCCTCACCACCACACAACTCAGCAACGCTCCCTGGTTAGAGTACATCATCCGCTTTCAAAACACCGGTAACGATACAGCCTTCACCGTTAAAATTCTGAATCCCATTGATACCAACAAACTCAATCTCTCCACTTTCGAATTTACCAGCGCCTCGCATCCCGTCAACCTCAACTGGATCAACTACCAGCGTAACATGGAGTTCAAATTTGAAAATATTTTATTGGTCGATAGCAACACCAACGAACCCCTCTCTCACGGCTTTGTTCGTTACCGCATCCAACCCAAAACAACCCTCACCGCCGGCGATTCCATCACCAACTTCGCCGCCATCTACTTCGACTTCAACGAACCTGTCATCACCAATACAGCAAAAACCAGTATCATTCTCCCCACCGGAATTGCATCTGCAACTCCAACACAAGGAAAATTGCATGTCTTCCCAAATCCTTCAGAGAATTCAATCAACATCTCCGGAATTCAATTGGAGAATGGGAAAGCGCAGTTGAGGTTGACGGATATTTATGGAAAGTTGATTCTTGAGAAAACAGTTACAACCATAACTTCAATATTCGAAACAAATCAACTCTCTAATGGTGTCTATCTGATTCAGTCAGGGGGGATGAGGGCGACTTTTGTGAAACAGTAA
- a CDS encoding T9SS type A sorting domain-containing protein gives MKNNCIDIPSKVVSLFTRVTLLILVSASTLYSQEFEWQNTIGGSLYDNLTSISQTVEGGYIFGGASNSPVSGDKNETCRGDYDYWIVKTGSQGNYQWQNTLGGSSYDLMYSLHQTIDGGFILGGFSDSDISWEKWEDCLGSGDYWIVKTDGSGNIQWQNTISGGSQDVLQSIQQTSDGSYILGGYSDSNISGDKTENRIGGFDYWVVKTDTTGNIQWQNTIGGSGYDMLNSIQQTQDGGFILGGYSSSNISGDKTENNIGGSRDYWIVKTDTMGNIQWQNTIGGNGQDDLFSVEQTTDGGFILGGYSNSGISGDKTENSFGGDDYWIVKTDSLGIIEWQKTIGGSGQDLLTSIKQTTEGGYVLCGYSNSGISGVKTENCLGDFDYWVIKIDSVGVIQWQNTIGGNMQDLLYSIEQTSDGGYLLGGSSNSNISEDKTENGLGNEDFWVVKLYGNYNLIKGLVFADLNSNGIRDVGEPPIVGKKIIEQNNSRFTFSDHNGKYVLSVLDSGNFTTYPQPINGYNPVPLSQTANFTGILQTDSLNDFAFQPQGTFEDVCITITPLGNFRSGFNASYMISYGNYGNTTVTPTVYFYPYSNVTFQSATVTPNQIFPDSVIWNLPALTPFQTGSIIVTVNVDPGLPIGTLINSSAHIEPYATDDNPSCNNSNWEVYTTGSFDPNDILVNEDTLTTTQLASAPWLEYIIRFQNTGNDTAFTVKILNPIDTNKLNLSTFEFTNASHPVNLNWINYQRNMEFKFENILLVDSNTNEPLSHGFVRYRIQPKTTLTAGDSITNFAAIYFDFNEPVITNTAKTYIILPTGIASASTAQGKLHVFPNPTENTINISGIQLENGKAQLRLTDIYGKLILEKTVTTTTSTLETNQLANGVYLIQSGGRRATFVKQ, from the coding sequence ATGAAAAATAATTGTATAGATATTCCTTCAAAGGTTGTCTCCCTTTTTACAAGAGTGACATTGCTTATATTGGTTAGTGCATCAACTTTGTATTCTCAGGAATTCGAATGGCAAAATACGATTGGGGGGAGTTTATATGATAATTTAACTTCAATTTCTCAAACCGTAGAAGGAGGGTATATATTTGGTGGCGCGTCTAATTCACCAGTTTCAGGAGATAAAAATGAAACATGTAGAGGAGATTATGATTATTGGATCGTGAAAACCGGTTCACAAGGAAATTATCAATGGCAAAATACGTTAGGAGGGAGTTCATATGACTTAATGTATTCATTACATCAAACTATTGATGGCGGCTTTATTCTTGGCGGATTTTCTGATTCAGATATTTCTTGGGAAAAATGGGAGGATTGTTTAGGAAGTGGAGATTACTGGATCGTAAAAACTGATGGTTCAGGAAATATTCAATGGCAGAATACTATTAGTGGGGGTAGTCAAGATGTATTACAATCAATTCAACAAACTTCTGATGGAAGCTATATTTTGGGTGGCTATTCTGATTCAAATATTTCTGGTGATAAGACGGAAAATCGTATAGGAGGCTTTGATTATTGGGTCGTAAAAACAGATACAACAGGGAATATCCAGTGGCAGAATACGATTGGAGGAAGTGGATATGATATGTTGAATTCAATTCAACAAACCCAAGATGGTGGATTTATTTTAGGAGGATATTCATCTTCGAATATCTCCGGAGATAAGACGGAGAATAATATAGGAGGTAGTAGAGATTATTGGATTGTCAAAACTGACACAATGGGGAATATACAATGGCAGAATACAATTGGTGGAAATGGACAGGATGACTTGTTCTCAGTTGAGCAAACTACAGATGGTGGATTTATTTTAGGAGGGTATTCAAATTCAGGCATCTCCGGAGATAAAACAGAAAATAGTTTTGGAGGTGATGATTATTGGATAGTAAAAACAGATTCATTGGGGATTATTGAATGGCAAAAAACGATTGGAGGTAGTGGCCAAGACTTACTTACTTCTATTAAGCAAACTACAGAAGGTGGTTATGTTTTATGTGGATATTCCAATTCTGGTATTTCAGGTGTTAAGACAGAAAATTGTTTGGGTGATTTTGATTACTGGGTCATAAAAATAGATTCAGTTGGGGTTATTCAGTGGCAAAATACAATTGGTGGAAATATGCAGGATTTATTGTACTCTATTGAACAAACTTCCGATGGAGGTTATCTTTTAGGTGGGTCTTCAAATTCCAACATTTCCGAAGATAAAACTGAAAACGGATTAGGAAATGAGGATTTTTGGGTCGTAAAACTTTATGGTAATTATAATTTAATTAAAGGTCTAGTATTTGCAGATTTAAACAGCAACGGAATACGAGATGTTGGGGAACCTCCAATTGTAGGTAAGAAAATTATTGAACAAAATAACAGTCGTTTCACTTTTAGTGATCATAATGGTAAGTATGTTCTTTCTGTTTTGGACTCAGGAAATTTCACAACATATCCACAGCCAATTAATGGGTATAACCCAGTACCACTATCTCAAACTGCAAATTTCACCGGAATTCTGCAGACAGACTCTCTCAACGACTTCGCCTTCCAACCGCAAGGAACTTTTGAAGATGTCTGCATTACAATCACTCCACTTGGAAATTTCAGAAGTGGTTTTAACGCAAGTTACATGATCAGTTACGGTAACTATGGAAATACTACAGTTACACCTACTGTATATTTTTACCCATACAGCAATGTCACCTTTCAATCAGCAACAGTTACACCAAACCAAATCTTTCCTGATTCAGTGATTTGGAATCTCCCCGCATTAACACCCTTCCAAACCGGCAGCATCATCGTCACCGTCAATGTCGACCCCGGACTCCCCATCGGAACACTCATCAACAGCAGCGCACATATTGAACCGTATGCTACCGACGATAATCCCAGCTGCAACAACAGCAACTGGGAAGTGTACACCACCGGCTCCTTTGATCCGAATGATATTCTCGTTAACGAAGACACCCTCACCACGACCCAACTTGCCAGCGCGCCCTGGTTAGAGTACATTATCCGCTTTCAAAACACCGGCAACGATACAGCATTCACCGTAAAAATTTTAAATCCGATTGATACCAACAAACTCAACCTCTCCACTTTCGAATTCACCAACGCCTCGCATCCCGTCAACCTGAATTGGATCAACTACCAGCGCAACATGGAGTTCAAATTTGAAAATATTTTATTAGTCGACAGCAACACCAACGAACCCCTCTCGCACGGCTTTGTTCGCTATCGCATCCAACCCAAAACAACCCTCACCGCCGGCGATTCCATCACCAACTTCGCCGCCATCTACTTCGACTTCAACGAACCTGTCATCACCAACACCGCAAAAACCTATATCATTCTCCCTACCGGAATTGCATCTGCATCAACAGCACAAGGAAAATTGCATGTCTTCCCCAATCCAACAGAGAATACAATTAACATCTCCGGAATTCAATTGGAGAATGGAAAAGCGCAGTTGAGGTTGACGGATATTTATGGAAAATTAATTCTTGAGAAAACGGTGACAACAACAACTTCAACATTAGAAACAAATCAACTCGCTAATGGTGTTTATCTGATTCAATCAGGGGGTAGGAGGGCGACGTTTGTGAAGCAGTAG
- a CDS encoding T9SS type A sorting domain-containing protein — protein sequence MENFNQRLFIKLILILFTYTSPVFAQEIEWQRTIGGSSSDGLYSIQQTTDGGYIFGGISSSSISGYKTESCLGDRDYWIVKIDSTGSIQWQNTIGGAAFDRLNSVEQTNDGGYILGGYSTSNISGDKTEDRIGTFILASDYWIVKIDSLGNILWQNTIGGTRVDELFDIQQTTDGGYILGGHSNSDISGDKTDNCFGNWDYWIVKVNSLGLIQWQNTIGGSQDDRLVSIQLTTDGGCILGGYSESNISGDKTTNSFGDYDYWIVKTDALGNLQWDKTIGGTLEDELTSIEQTNDGGYILCGSSLSSLSGLKTEASKGYYDTWLLKIDSLGNIEWQNTIGGIGGDNINSIRQTADGGFIMGGSSFSNISGDKTENSMGPGPDVWVLKTDEGGNIIWQNTIGGSGNDVIFSIDNTNDGEYILGGMSQSNISGDKTENCFGDYDYWIIKLTDKYNLITGKLFADFNSNGIQESGEFPLPVRKITEQSTGRFTFSDQNGNYILSVLDTGNFTVSPQSVNWFNPSPVSHTSTFVGIHHTDSLNDFAIQPQGSFEDVCITITPLGNFRSGFNASYMITYGNYGTTTVTPTVYFYPYRNVTFQSATVTPNQIFPDSVIWNLPSLTPFQTGSIIVTVNVNPGLPIGTLINSSVHIEPYATDDNPSCNNSNWEVYTTGSFDPNDILVNEDTLTTTQLSNAPWLEYIIRFQNTGNDTAFTVKILNPIDTNKLNLSTFEFANASHPVNLNWINYQRNMEFKFENILLPDSNTNEPLSHGFVRYRIQPKTTLTAGDSITNFAAIYFDFNEPVITNTAKTSIILPTGIASASPAQGKLHVFPNPAENSINISGIQLENGKAQLRLTDIYGKLILEKTVTTITSTLETNQLANGEYLIQSGGMRATFVKQ from the coding sequence ATGGAAAATTTCAATCAAAGGCTATTTATTAAATTAATACTGATTTTGTTTACCTATACATCACCGGTATTTGCTCAGGAAATTGAATGGCAAAGGACGATTGGGGGGAGTTCAAGTGACGGGTTGTATTCAATTCAGCAAACTACCGATGGTGGATATATATTTGGCGGAATTTCTTCTTCAAGTATATCAGGTTATAAAACAGAAAGTTGTTTAGGTGATCGAGATTACTGGATTGTAAAAATTGATTCGACAGGAAGTATCCAATGGCAGAATACTATTGGGGGTGCAGCTTTCGATAGGCTAAATTCAGTTGAACAGACTAATGATGGAGGATATATTTTAGGTGGATACTCTACTTCAAATATTTCTGGAGATAAGACCGAAGATCGTATTGGTACTTTTATATTAGCTAGTGATTATTGGATTGTCAAAATAGACTCATTGGGAAATATATTGTGGCAGAATACAATTGGCGGTACTCGTGTAGATGAGTTATTCGATATACAGCAGACTACTGATGGAGGATATATTTTAGGTGGGCATTCAAACTCTGATATTTCTGGGGATAAAACCGATAATTGTTTTGGAAATTGGGATTACTGGATCGTTAAAGTAAATAGTTTGGGTTTAATCCAATGGCAAAATACGATTGGAGGAAGTCAAGATGATAGACTCGTATCTATTCAACTTACCACGGACGGGGGGTGTATTTTGGGTGGATACTCAGAATCGAATATTTCAGGAGATAAAACAACAAATAGTTTTGGAGATTATGATTACTGGATTGTGAAAACGGATGCGCTAGGTAATCTACAATGGGATAAGACAATTGGTGGAACTTTAGAGGACGAATTAACTTCAATTGAACAAACGAATGATGGGGGTTATATTCTATGTGGGAGTTCCCTTTCAAGTTTATCTGGTCTTAAGACGGAAGCCTCAAAAGGATATTATGATACTTGGTTATTGAAAATTGATTCTCTAGGTAATATAGAATGGCAAAATACTATTGGTGGTATTGGAGGTGATAACATAAATTCTATTAGGCAAACTGCTGATGGCGGATTCATTATGGGAGGATCATCTTTCTCTAATATTAGCGGGGACAAGACAGAGAATTCTATGGGGCCTGGGCCTGATGTTTGGGTACTTAAAACTGATGAGGGAGGGAATATAATTTGGCAGAATACAATTGGAGGTAGTGGGAATGATGTCATTTTCTCTATTGATAATACAAATGATGGTGAATATATTTTGGGTGGAATGTCTCAATCAAACATTTCAGGAGATAAAACTGAAAATTGTTTTGGTGATTATGATTATTGGATCATAAAACTAACTGATAAATATAATTTGATAACAGGAAAGTTATTTGCAGATTTTAATAGTAACGGAATTCAGGAAAGTGGGGAATTTCCCTTACCGGTACGGAAAATTACTGAACAAAGCACAGGTCGTTTCACCTTCTCCGATCAAAATGGTAATTATATCTTATCAGTACTCGACACAGGGAATTTCACAGTTTCCCCCCAATCAGTAAACTGGTTTAATCCATCCCCAGTATCTCATACATCAACTTTCGTTGGAATCCACCATACCGATTCCCTCAACGACTTTGCCATCCAACCGCAAGGCAGTTTTGAAGATGTTTGTATTACAATTACTCCTCTCGGAAATTTCCGCAGTGGCTTTAACGCAAGTTATATGATTACTTACGGAAACTATGGAACCACCACAGTTACACCAACAGTTTATTTTTATCCGTATAGAAATGTCACCTTTCAATCCGCAACAGTTACCCCAAACCAAATCTTTCCTGATTCAGTGATTTGGAATCTCCCGTCATTAACTCCCTTCCAAACCGGCAGCATCATCGTCACCGTAAATGTCAACCCCGGACTTCCCATCGGAACACTCATCAACAGCAGCGTGCATATTGAACCTTATGCTACCGATGATAACCCCAGCTGTAATAACAGCAATTGGGAAGTGTACACCACCGGCTCCTTTGATCCCAATGATATTCTCGTGAACGAAGACACCCTCACCACCACACAACTCAGCAACGCGCCTTGGTTAGAGTACATCATCCGCTTTCAAAACACCGGCAACGATACCGCCTTCACCGTAAAAATTCTGAATCCGATTGATACCAACAAACTCAATCTCTCCACTTTCGAATTCGCCAACGCCTCGCATCCCGTCAACCTGAACTGGATCAATTACCAGCGCAACATGGAGTTTAAATTTGAAAATATTCTACTTCCCGATAGCAACACCAACGAACCCCTCTCACACGGCTTCGTTCGCTATCGCATTCAACCCAAAACAACCCTCACCGCCGGCGATTCCATCACCAACTTCGCCGCCATCTACTTCGACTTCAACGAACCTGTCATCACTAATACAGCAAAAACCAGTATCATTCTCCCCACCGGAATTGCATCTGCTTCACCTGCACAAGGAAAATTGCATGTCTTCCCCAATCCCGCGGAGAATTCCATCAACATCTCAGGCATTCAATTGGAAAATGGAAAAGCGCAGTTGAGGTTGACGGATATTTATGGGAAATTAATTCTTGAGAAAACAGTCACAACCATAACTTCAACACTCGAAACAAATCAACTCGCTAATGGTGAATATCTGATTCAATCAGGGGGGATGAGGGCGACGTTTGTGAAACAGTAA